A DNA window from Limanda limanda chromosome 6, fLimLim1.1, whole genome shotgun sequence contains the following coding sequences:
- the mmp23bb gene encoding matrix metallopeptidase 23bb, whose amino-acid sequence MDPVQLLLLLMMMMMKMCCSRATEPRSKRYAVNPLGHKWTHYNITYRIIQFPNTLNVDDTRKAISIAFSKWSDVSPLSFSEVSDGNATVDITLGFYTFNHTDCWWAPLHPCFDGLNGELAHAFLPPRGEIHFDNHEFWILGKSRFSWKQGVWLNDLVQVAAHEIGHALGLWHSRDPQALMHPNATYTGQRNIAQDDVWGIQRLYGCLDKKRVCDPWARLGFCERRKTFMKKNCPQRCDLCYEPLEAEATPTPPPANFKIKMVPRGKVVGFRCGTKTSRSPPKVSWFKDGEQILASVPGYIVLKDRDLRIIANEFNEGVYTCRIHRRGEVVSANSWAIRLKPEPPSNS is encoded by the exons ATGGACCCggttcagctgctgctgctgctgatgatgatgatgatgaag ATGTGCTGCAGCAGAGCCACGGAGCCGAGGAGCAAACGATACGCTGTGAATCCTCTGGGACACAAGTGGACTCACTACAACATCacatacag GATCATCCAGTTTCCGAACACTCTGAACGTGGACGACACTAGGAAGGCCATCAGCATCGCCTTCAGCAAGTGGAGCGACGTGTCTCCTCTCAGCTTCTCGGAGGTTTCCGATGGCAACGCCACGGTCGACATCACCCTCG GTTTCTACACCTTCAACCACACCGACTGCTGGTGGGCTCCTCTGCACCCCTGCTTCGACGGCCTGAACGGCGAGCTGGCGCACGCTTTCCTGCCGCCGCGAGGAGAAATACACTTTGACAACCACGAGTTCTGGATCCTCGGCAAGTCCAGattcagctggaaacagg GTGTGTGGCTGAACGACCTGGTTCAGGTGGCGGCTCACGAGATCGGTCACGCCCTCGGCCTGTGGCACTCCAGAGACCCTCAGGCGCTGATGCATCCCAACGCCACCTACACCGGGCAGAGGAACATCGCTCAGGACGACGTGTGGGGCATCCAGAGACTCtatg GTTGTCTGGATAAGAAGCGAGTCTGTGACCCGTGGGCTCGACTCGGCTTCTGTGAGCGGAGGAAGACCTTCATGAAGAAGAACTGTCCTCAGCGCTGTGACCTCTGCTACG AGCCTCTGGAAGCCGAGGCCACACCGACTCCGCCTCCAGCCAACTTCAAGATCAAGATGGTTCCCCGAGGGAAGGTGGTGGGGTTCCGCTGCGGAACCAAAACCTCTCGCTCTCCGCCCAAAGTCAG ctggttTAAAGACGGAGAACAGATCCTCGCCTCCGTCCCCGGCTACATCGTCTTGAAGGACCGAGACCTTCGCATTATCGCCAACGAGTTCAACGAGGGTGTTTACACCTGTCGCATCCATCGCCGCGGGGAGGTGGTTTCTGCCAACTCCTGGGCCATCCGCCTCAAACCAGAGCCGCCCTCCAACAGCTGA
- the eif2a gene encoding eukaryotic translation initiation factor 2A encodes MAPPVPLFAVRGSGGTSLFRGPPQCEQQSSFPRHNKCVTFSRDGTLFGCCSGDSVSVVKSSDGSITSTFDLPKTSLLEFSPLNSVLVTWQPYSKSQDSAQGDANLQLWSLPSGQLIKSLYQKKVDSWCPSWSEDENICVRIVNNELHFYENNDFNSIANKLHMQKVSEFALSPGGQPCKVAVYVPGSKGAPSFVRLYQYPVLGGPTATIANKSFFKADKVDMQWNKKASAVLVTASVEVDKSGASYYGEQTLHYLGVNGETALVQLAKNGPIYDVAWSPTSAEFCVVYGFMPAKATVFNLKCDPVFDFGTGPRNAAYYSPQGHILVLAGFGNLQGKMEVWDVKKYKQVSKPQAADATLFSWCPDGEHVVTATCSPRLRVSNGYKIWHYTGSVLHKCDVAAGSELWEVLWQPFPHGSFPERPVNYQVACSELGTTQAPPAQAYRPPAMRHLPASASTKLHEDEPPQNMRPGEKNLSKSALKNQKKREAKKAAKQESKSELPPDPAPVTNSQSEPGSGDLETDKKMKNLKKKLKAIEELKELQTSGQVLQKNQLEKIQKEEQLLKELEELQISQ; translated from the exons ATGGCGCCTCCAGTGCCACTGTTCGCAG TGCGTGGCTCAGGTGGAACGTCTCTGTTCCGTGGTCCTCCTCAGTGTGAGCAGCAGTCCTCCTTCCCCAG GCACAACAAGTGTGTGACCTTCAGCAGAGACGGGACGTTGTTTGGCTGCTGCAGTGGAGACAG tgtctctgtggtcaaatcTTCAGATGGCTCCATCAcgtcgacctttgaccttcctAAGACGTCTCTGCTGGAGTTTTCTCCTCTGAACAGCGTCCTGGTTACCTGGCAACCATACAGCA agagTCAGGACAGTGCCCAGGGGGACGCTAACCTCCAGCTGTGGTCGTTACCGAGTGGTCAGCTGATCAAATCTCTGTATCAGAAGAAGGTCGACtcctg gtgcccAAGCTGGTCCGAGGATGAGAACATCTGTGTGAGGATCGTTAACAACGAGCTTCACTTCTACGAGAACAACGACTTCA actCCATCGCCAACAAGCTTCACATGCAGAAAGTGTCGGAGTTTGCGTTGTCGCCTGGAGGTCAACCCTGCAAG GTGGCGGTCTACGTCCCCGGCAGTAAAGGAGCCCCCTCGTTTGTGCGTCTGTACCAGTACCCAGTGCTGGGCGGCCCGACGGCGACCATCGCCAACAAGAGCTTCTTCAAGGCGGACAAAGTGGACATGCAGTGGAACAAGAAAG CTTCCGCGGTTCTGGTGACGGCGAGCGTCGAAGTGGACAAATCTGGAGCCTCCTACTACGGCGAGCAGACGCTGCATTACCTCGGAGTGAACGGAGAGACCGCTCTGGTCCAGCTCG CGAAGAATGGTCCAATCTACGATGTGGCGTGGAGCCCGACCTCCGCTGAGTTCTGTGTGGTGTACGGCTTCATGCCGGCCAAAGCCACTGTCTTCAACCTCAAATGTGACCCTGTGTTCGACTTTGGAACGGGACCGAGAAATGCCGCCTACtacag TCCTCAGGGACACATTCTGGTGTTGGCCGGCTTCGGGAACCTGCAGGGGAAGATGGAGGTCTGGGACGTGAAGAAGTACAAACAG GTGTCTAAACCTCAGGCTGCAGACGCCACCCTGTTTTCCTGGTGTCCTGATGGCGAACATGTCGTCACGGCGACCTGCTCTCCCAGGCTGCGGGTCAGTAACGGTTATAAGATCTGGCACTACACCGGCTCCGTGCTGCATAAGTGCGACGTGGCTGCCGGCTCCGAGCTGTGGGAGGTTCTGTGGCAGCCGTTCCCTCACGGCAGCTTCCCCGAGCGGCCCGTGAACTACCAGGTGGCGTGCAGCGAGCTCGGGACCACGCAGGCGCCGCCCGCTCAGGCGTACCGCCCACCTGCCATGAGACACCTGCCGGCCTCCGCCAGCACCAAACTG CACGAGGATGAGCCTCCTCAGAACATGCGTCCAGGAGAGAAGAACCTTTCAAAATCAGCTCTGAAGAATCAGAAGAAACGAGAAGCAAAGAAAGCAGCGAAACAG GAATCAAAGTCTGAACTTCCACCTGACCCCGCCCCCgtcaccaacagccaatcagagccgggGAGCGGTGACCTGGAGACAGACAAGAAGATGAAGAATTTAAAGAAG AAACTTAAAGCCATcgaggagctgaaggagctgcagacGTCAGGACAAGTCCTGCAGAAGAACCAG ctggagaagatccagaaggaggagcagcttctgaaggagctggaggagctgcagatcaGCCAGTAG
- the serp1 gene encoding stress-associated endoplasmic reticulum protein 1, producing MVAKQRIRMANEKHSQNITQRGNVLKSTRSVTEDKGVGPWLLALFIFVVCGSAIFQIIQSIRMGM from the exons ATGGTGGCCAAGCAGAGGATCCGCATGGCCAACGAGAAGCACAGCCAGAACATCACGCAGCGAGGGAACGTGCTCAAGTCAACG AGGAGCGTCACTGAGGATAAAGGGGTGGGGCCTTGGCTTCTCGCTCTCTTCATCTTCGTTGTCTGTGGCTCAG CCATCTTTCAGATCATCCAGAGCATCCGGATGGGCATGTAG
- the tsen34 gene encoding tRNA-splicing endonuclease subunit Sen34, with protein sequence MDDAPYRPEADSSALDVVGVGVCDSSPLLWRMEDLKTFRRRGLVGALLGSLPRTPRQNGRLGRPLRLLPEEERELSEQHAAAALASANQDGGGAEQHQEQQRRSYEVQSVLALEERKSALLRAMTSSHTDPASGPGTSDEALRRRLDALDHSFTFPWAGLAVQLSTSRAGLTHCPVDRAVLRADWPIRAQPDTCGDVRYQVFRDLRGRGFYLTSAGKFGGDFLVYPGDPLRYHAHFIAVCLSLDESLCVLDVLAAARLGSNVKKTVLLCSPGTDGAVRYTSLQWSGMV encoded by the exons ATGGACGACGCCCCCTACAGACCGGAGGCGGACTCGTCTGCCCTCGATgtggtgggtgtgggtgtgtgtgactcCTCCCCCCTGCTGTGGAGGATGGAGGACCTGAAGACGTTCAGGAGGCGTGGCCTGGTGGGGGCGCTGCTGGGCTCGCTGCCCCGGACGCCACGACAGAACGGACGCCTGGGACGCCCGCTTCGCCTGCTGcccgaggaggagagagagctgagcGAGCAGCACGCCGCCGCCGCGCTAGCCTCCGCTAACCAG GATGGAGGCGGGGCCGAGCAGcaccaggagcagcagaggcGGAGCTACGAGGTGCAGAGTGTTCTCGctctggaggagaggaagtccGCACTGCTCCGAGCAATGACCTCatcacacacag ATCCAGCCTCTGGTCCCGGGACCTCGGACGAGGCCCTGCGGCGCCGCCTGGACGCCCTGGACCACAGCTTCACCTTCCCGTGGGCGGGGCTGGCGGTCCAGCTGAGCACGTCGAGGGCGGGCTTGACCCACTGCCCGGTGGACCGGGCTGTCCTGCGGGCTGACTGGCCAATCAGGGCGCAGCCTGACACCTGCGGGGACGTCAGGTACCAGGTGTTCAGAGACCTAAGGGGGCGGGGCTTCTACCTGACCTCAGCAGGGAAGTTCGGAGGCGACTTCCTCGTTTATCCAG GTGACCCTCTTCGTTACCACGCCCACTTCATtgccgtctgtctgtctctcgaTGAGTCGCTGTGCGTGCTGGACGTCCTCGCCGCGGCTCGTCTGGGATCCAACGTGAAGAAGACGGTGCTGCTGTGCTCGCCGGGGACGGACGGAGCGGTGCGGTACACCTCGCTACAGTGGAGCGGGATG gtgtga
- the clrn1 gene encoding clarin-1, which yields MASGSRRVFFVGSGLLALCCALTAAVAAGLPLWIRGSALCRTGAELVNATGPELDQFVGPLSYGLFAGQRLKQCGLGGRPSRFHFFPELQSVVPTGLHVSVIFFCGVVILFSSVATGFFFVNAFGRPYEMLQGPMGLYLWTFICCVSSLLVMILFASEVKLYRLSDRIANFNEVNFLFQTHSESYDRCFWLFFLVFLLHGVNFLLIRLAGVQFPFRETKESDGSGGADLMY from the exons aTGGCCTCCGGCAGCAGACGCGTCTTCTTCGTGGGCTCCGGGCTCCTGGCCCTCTGCTGCGCGCTCACGGCGGCCGTGGCCGCGGGTCTGCCTCTGTGGATCCGCGGGAGCGCGCTGTGCCGGACCGGGGCCGAGCTGGTGAACGCGACCGGACCGGAACTGGACCAGTTCGTGGGCCCGCTGAGCTACGGCCTGTTCGCGGGCCAGCGGCTGAAGCAGTGCGGGCTGGGGGGGCGGCCGTCCCGCTTCCACT tCTTCCCAGAGCTGCAGAGCGTGGTGCCCACCGGCCTCCACGTCTCCGTCATCTTCTTCTGTGGCGTggtcatcctcttctcctccgtgGCCACCGGCTTCTTCTTCGTCAACGCCTTCGGACGACCCTACGAGATGCTGCAAGGCCCCATGGGACTTTACCTGTGGACCTTCATCTGCT GTGTGAGCAGCCTCCTGGTGATGATCCTCTTTGCGTCGGAGGTGAAACTTTATCGTCTCTCTGATCGAATCGCAAACTTCAACGAGGTCAACTTCCTGTTCCAGACGCACAGCGAGAGCTACGACCGCTGCTTCTGGctcttcttcctcgtcttcctcctccacgGAGTCAACTTCCTGCTCATCCGGCTGGCGGGGGTGCAGTTTCCCTTCAGGGAAACCAAAGAGTCGGACGGGAGCGGGGGGGCGGACCTCATGTACTGA